Proteins encoded together in one Planctopirus ephydatiae window:
- a CDS encoding Gldg family protein, whose protein sequence is MLRSHVIFSIFQRNFWSYFSGAIGYLFIMVFVSAGAWFAFREEFFTYNQANLAQLNLYFPQLLLFVVPAITMSVWSEERKLGTDELLFTLPVSDIEVLLGKYLAVIGVYSVTLIFSLTHCLVLLMIGNPDIWQLAANYLGFWLAGCALLSAGMLASYLTSSATVAFIIGLVLCLPAVFIMNVPIPAPISSLFGNELSLETFGIRYHFQPFGNGIVRFSSLVYFGSFTILMLYINRVLIGYRHWSGGKNGSAMGWQYLIRTVSLAVALISLNLILANANFAFDFTQEKLYTISPTTRQTLTSINTDRPVTIQAFVSRQVPREYASVRTSLIGLLGQYAQIGRGKLSVRIVDVEPFSEAAEEAKAFGIEARKVQSERGGRIQMEDVYMGAVINSGANEVVIPFFDVALPIEYELTRSIQTVSEEKRKTVGILETDAKLMGGFDMQSFRNSPEWRIVTELKKQYNVESVSPAAAIDDKKYDVLIAVLPSSLSTPDMGNLVDYVRKGRPTLIFDDPIPATNVELAPRQPRPRAGGMMGGMSPPGEPKADGGKATSLVNLLGIQWNYDEVVFDNTIKVLHPEFSDVVRPEIVAISTKSGVKNAFSITSPVTSGLQEVLLFFSGTIRKRDKANVKVTPLMQTGPDSGLIGWADLVRPGFFGGGLQIVEDPPRIKDEYSHIVACRIEGDTAAGGPPVNVIYVADTDLIADWFFQVRERRLLNLDLDNVTFVLNAVDLLADDQTFIDLRKRRAKARTLTAVERQTAPFVKQRSDEQQMANEEAKQALDQAKERLKAEVEKIRKDDSLDDIAKLQALSIAQESETRKVQVAESNIEQLKQQKLEKNQRQTDRQIRVVEQNFFLAAFLLAPIPPAILGLLVLMIRLRNEQNDITPSRRIKS, encoded by the coding sequence ATGCTTCGGTCTCATGTCATTTTTTCCATTTTCCAGCGAAACTTCTGGAGCTATTTTTCGGGAGCCATTGGTTATCTGTTTATTATGGTCTTTGTCTCGGCTGGTGCCTGGTTCGCCTTCCGGGAGGAGTTTTTCACCTATAATCAGGCCAACCTTGCTCAACTGAATCTCTACTTTCCCCAACTGTTACTGTTCGTCGTTCCTGCCATTACCATGAGTGTCTGGTCGGAAGAACGTAAGCTCGGCACAGATGAACTTCTCTTTACCTTGCCCGTCTCGGATATCGAAGTCCTGCTCGGTAAGTATCTGGCAGTTATTGGGGTCTATTCAGTCACGTTGATTTTTTCACTGACGCACTGCCTCGTGCTGCTGATGATTGGGAATCCGGATATCTGGCAACTGGCTGCCAATTATCTCGGTTTCTGGCTGGCCGGATGTGCTCTGCTCAGTGCCGGGATGCTCGCCTCTTATCTGACGAGCAGTGCGACAGTCGCCTTCATCATCGGTCTGGTGCTGTGCCTGCCTGCCGTCTTCATTATGAATGTCCCGATCCCTGCCCCGATTTCGTCACTCTTTGGAAACGAACTTTCGCTGGAAACATTCGGGATTCGATATCACTTCCAGCCGTTTGGCAACGGGATCGTCCGCTTCTCATCACTCGTCTATTTTGGCTCATTCACCATTCTCATGCTCTACATCAACCGCGTGCTGATCGGATATCGACACTGGTCAGGAGGTAAAAACGGTTCTGCGATGGGCTGGCAATATCTGATTCGAACGGTCTCATTGGCAGTGGCATTGATTTCGCTCAATCTGATTCTGGCGAATGCCAACTTTGCATTCGATTTTACCCAGGAAAAACTCTACACCATCAGTCCAACCACGCGTCAGACATTGACTTCCATCAATACCGATCGGCCTGTCACAATCCAGGCATTTGTCAGTCGGCAAGTACCACGCGAATATGCTTCTGTCCGTACTTCATTGATCGGGCTTCTGGGCCAATACGCACAGATTGGTCGAGGGAAACTTTCTGTTCGCATTGTCGATGTTGAACCCTTCAGTGAAGCTGCCGAAGAAGCCAAAGCGTTCGGCATCGAGGCCCGCAAGGTTCAATCCGAACGTGGTGGTCGCATTCAGATGGAAGATGTCTATATGGGTGCCGTGATCAACAGTGGTGCCAATGAAGTGGTGATCCCGTTCTTTGATGTCGCACTTCCCATTGAATACGAACTGACGCGTTCCATCCAGACGGTCTCTGAAGAGAAACGAAAGACGGTCGGCATTCTGGAAACGGATGCCAAACTGATGGGTGGTTTCGACATGCAATCGTTCCGGAATTCGCCCGAATGGCGGATCGTCACGGAACTCAAAAAGCAGTACAACGTCGAATCGGTTTCACCAGCTGCGGCGATCGACGACAAAAAATACGATGTCCTGATTGCAGTACTCCCCTCATCACTTTCAACACCCGATATGGGGAATCTCGTCGATTATGTCCGCAAAGGGCGACCCACGCTCATCTTTGACGATCCGATTCCTGCGACCAATGTCGAACTGGCACCTCGCCAGCCGAGACCTCGCGCAGGAGGAATGATGGGAGGCATGTCACCTCCCGGCGAACCCAAGGCCGATGGTGGTAAAGCGACGTCTCTGGTCAACCTGCTGGGGATTCAATGGAATTATGACGAGGTCGTGTTTGACAATACGATCAAAGTACTGCACCCCGAGTTCTCCGACGTGGTTCGCCCGGAAATCGTGGCCATCAGCACCAAAAGTGGCGTCAAGAACGCCTTCTCGATAACCAGCCCGGTCACCAGCGGCCTGCAGGAAGTCCTGCTGTTTTTCTCGGGCACTATTCGTAAGCGTGATAAAGCCAATGTCAAAGTCACGCCTTTGATGCAGACTGGACCCGATTCCGGATTGATTGGCTGGGCTGATCTGGTGCGACCCGGGTTCTTTGGCGGCGGACTGCAGATTGTGGAGGATCCCCCCCGCATTAAGGATGAGTATTCCCATATCGTCGCATGCCGAATTGAGGGTGATACCGCCGCTGGAGGCCCGCCTGTGAATGTGATTTACGTGGCGGATACTGACCTGATTGCTGACTGGTTTTTCCAAGTTCGCGAACGCCGCCTGCTGAATCTTGATCTCGACAACGTGACCTTCGTGCTGAATGCTGTCGACCTGCTGGCTGACGACCAGACCTTTATTGATCTGCGCAAACGCCGTGCGAAAGCTCGCACATTAACAGCTGTCGAGCGGCAGACCGCCCCTTTCGTCAAGCAACGCTCCGACGAGCAGCAAATGGCGAACGAAGAGGCCAAGCAGGCACTCGATCAGGCCAAAGAACGCTTAAAAGCTGAAGTCGAAAAGATCCGCAAGGATGATTCGCTCGATGACATTGCAAAGTTGCAGGCGCTCTCAATTGCTCAGGAAAGCGAAACGCGGAAAGTCCAAGTGGCTGAAAGTAATATCGAACAGTTGAAACAGCAGAAGCTGGAAAAAAATCAGCGACAAACCGACCGACAGATTCGTGTGGTCGAGCAAAATTTCTTCCTGGCTGCATTTCTGCTCGCTCCGATCCCCCCCGCAATCCTCGGTCTGCTCGTACTAATGATCAGACTTCGCAACGAACAGAATGACATTACTCCCTCGCGTCGGATCAAGTCGTAA
- a CDS encoding DUF4340 domain-containing protein, whose protein sequence is MRETQRTLIFAGVALVALVAALFAGPSTPKPPKDFDSVGKEFFPEFTNTSDAKSLEVVSYDKETAEARVFAVDFKDGVWKIPSRHNYPADGKDRLAKTAVSMSGIKREKLISRQPSQYGDFDVIDPLSEDTTQLTGRGQRITLKDENGKVLASYVIGKAVPGHNGQFYIRPLDSNDKNVYAAKLNINLSTRFADWIEPDLLKLEANNIKTIIIDKYTVDENRGRLMGRETNQLTREKPTDPWVMTGLDPSKEEVNETEMKKLVDGLDNLKIVGVRPKPARLSRDLKFDKGIAIDPATQMDLLSSGFFPVKSEDGASEIYSKEGDLVAMTDEGVVYVLRFGNVFNGTEEEVEFGFANRDESKDTDTKKADENSQDPKTSQPTSTDPAKAKNRYLFVMAQFNPEALGPKPAPPIEPKPFVMPEGVKPADSAATGDGPASGTAPANTTLSADDIAAAQKAAAEAQARFLEETRKYKDELQEWETKKMFGEKQVKQLNQRFADWYYVISSDSFDALQQGRKTLIQPKKAEETTGQPAAPTPPGITLPGAL, encoded by the coding sequence ATGCGAGAAACACAGCGAACTCTTATTTTTGCCGGTGTGGCCTTAGTTGCACTGGTGGCCGCACTTTTCGCTGGGCCATCGACTCCGAAGCCCCCCAAGGATTTCGACTCGGTCGGTAAGGAGTTCTTCCCGGAATTCACTAACACCTCGGATGCGAAATCTCTGGAGGTTGTCTCCTATGATAAGGAAACCGCTGAGGCCCGAGTTTTTGCTGTCGACTTCAAAGATGGCGTGTGGAAAATTCCTTCGAGGCACAACTATCCGGCGGACGGTAAAGACCGTCTCGCTAAAACCGCTGTTTCCATGTCGGGCATCAAGCGTGAGAAGTTGATCAGTCGGCAGCCCTCTCAATATGGTGACTTCGATGTGATCGACCCGCTCTCCGAAGATACAACTCAACTGACAGGTCGCGGCCAGCGAATCACCCTAAAAGACGAGAATGGTAAAGTTCTGGCCTCCTATGTGATTGGTAAAGCTGTTCCCGGCCACAACGGCCAGTTTTACATTCGTCCACTCGACTCCAATGACAAGAATGTCTATGCAGCCAAGCTGAACATCAATCTCTCAACTCGATTTGCCGATTGGATTGAGCCTGACCTGCTCAAACTTGAAGCGAATAACATCAAGACCATCATCATCGATAAGTACACAGTGGATGAGAATCGTGGTCGTTTGATGGGCCGCGAGACGAATCAACTGACACGAGAGAAGCCGACTGATCCCTGGGTCATGACAGGTCTTGATCCTTCCAAAGAGGAAGTGAATGAGACCGAAATGAAAAAACTGGTCGATGGCCTCGACAATCTGAAAATTGTCGGTGTCCGCCCCAAGCCGGCGAGACTCAGCCGCGATCTGAAGTTTGACAAAGGCATTGCCATCGACCCAGCCACTCAAATGGATTTACTGTCCAGTGGCTTCTTCCCTGTCAAATCGGAAGACGGAGCCTCCGAGATCTATTCCAAAGAAGGTGATCTCGTAGCCATGACCGACGAGGGTGTGGTCTATGTCCTGCGGTTTGGCAATGTTTTTAATGGAACCGAAGAGGAAGTGGAATTTGGCTTCGCCAATCGAGACGAATCCAAAGATACCGACACGAAGAAGGCCGATGAGAATTCGCAGGATCCCAAAACGAGTCAACCAACCAGTACCGATCCGGCCAAAGCGAAGAATCGTTACCTGTTCGTGATGGCACAATTTAACCCTGAAGCCTTAGGGCCGAAGCCCGCACCGCCCATTGAACCTAAACCGTTCGTCATGCCGGAGGGTGTAAAACCTGCGGATTCCGCCGCGACAGGCGATGGCCCAGCCAGTGGGACGGCACCGGCGAATACGACCTTAAGTGCTGATGACATCGCCGCTGCCCAGAAAGCCGCCGCCGAAGCACAGGCCCGTTTTTTGGAAGAGACTCGCAAGTACAAGGACGAGCTGCAGGAATGGGAAACGAAGAAAATGTTTGGCGAAAAACAGGTCAAGCAGCTCAATCAGCGTTTTGCGGATTGGTACTACGTGATCAGTTCTGACAGTTTCGACGCTTTGCAGCAGGGTCGTAAAACGCTTATTCAACCCAAAAAAGCTGAAGAAACCACCGGTCAACCTGCCGCTCCAACCCCACCGGGAATCACTCTTCCAGGGGCTCTATAA
- a CDS encoding thioredoxin family protein encodes MYRRTFLQAFLSTCAAQPLLSQLSMASETSKVNWFTALKPAHKQALSRQKPLLIIFGASWCGFCHKLEKETLGDKRLAQFVMREFVPVKLDFDKDDKAAKILDVEALPATVVINTEAELLARSTGFHEPDKYAEILQSAIRRQSEILQARHTHTRPS; translated from the coding sequence ATGTATCGCCGGACATTCCTGCAGGCATTTCTCAGCACTTGTGCAGCGCAACCCTTGCTGAGCCAGTTATCGATGGCTTCCGAGACCTCGAAGGTCAACTGGTTTACTGCACTCAAACCAGCCCATAAGCAGGCCCTTTCGAGGCAAAAGCCCCTGCTGATAATCTTTGGTGCCAGCTGGTGCGGATTCTGCCATAAACTTGAGAAGGAAACTCTTGGCGATAAACGGCTTGCGCAGTTTGTGATGCGCGAGTTCGTACCCGTCAAACTCGATTTTGATAAGGACGATAAAGCGGCCAAGATTCTCGATGTCGAAGCCCTCCCGGCAACTGTCGTTATCAATACGGAGGCTGAACTTCTCGCTCGATCCACAGGATTTCATGAGCCGGACAAATACGCGGAAATTCTGCAATCGGCCATTCGTCGGCAATCAGAAATCCTGCAGGCCCGGCATACACACACCCGCCCTTCATGA
- the mtaB gene encoding tRNA (N(6)-L-threonylcarbamoyladenosine(37)-C(2))-methylthiotransferase MtaB, whose protein sequence is MSPVEPNSAGTPSRTCRLVTLGCKVNQYETQLVKEALARHGYREVNEDEIADLCFVNTCTVTANGESRSRQVVRQLAKSNPGTRTIVVGCGATRSPESFRQLPSVHEVVTDRRELPDVLQRYGVVEFPRGIERFEGRKRAYVKVQDGCALRCTYCIIPQVRPHLISREPQDIEREVRQLIANGYQEIVLTGVHIGHYGVDLRRRTPGAPRIRLWHLIDRLDKIPGHWRMRLSSIEAAEMTDEFISSVSSAEHLCPQFHPALQSGSNAVLSRMRRRYTREKFIDIVDQLKEALPHPGFSTDVIVGFPGETDEEFAETLDVCRNVGFTKIHAFSFSAREGTPASTFPDRVHGHVIDARIKALEDLELQLVQSFGENLKGSRIEVMVESIHPDHPDLVVGTDERYCPVILAGRISDLGQLRETLVIGVRQGMLLGQGSEVWHV, encoded by the coding sequence ATGTCGCCCGTCGAACCGAATTCAGCTGGCACTCCTTCGCGAACTTGCCGCCTTGTTACGCTCGGCTGCAAGGTGAATCAGTACGAAACACAACTTGTCAAAGAAGCGCTGGCCAGGCACGGGTATCGCGAAGTTAATGAGGACGAGATTGCCGACCTGTGCTTCGTGAATACCTGCACTGTCACCGCCAATGGTGAATCCCGATCGCGGCAAGTCGTCCGCCAGTTAGCGAAATCGAATCCAGGCACCAGAACGATTGTCGTTGGTTGTGGTGCGACGAGATCGCCGGAATCGTTTCGCCAACTCCCCTCAGTGCATGAGGTCGTGACCGATCGCCGCGAATTGCCCGATGTTCTCCAGCGATATGGGGTGGTTGAATTTCCGCGAGGGATCGAACGGTTTGAGGGACGCAAGCGGGCTTATGTGAAAGTTCAGGATGGATGTGCTCTGCGCTGCACCTACTGTATTATTCCCCAGGTACGCCCCCATCTGATCAGTCGCGAACCCCAAGACATCGAGCGGGAAGTCCGCCAGCTGATCGCCAATGGATATCAGGAAATCGTCCTGACGGGTGTCCACATCGGCCACTACGGAGTTGATCTCAGGAGGAGAACACCCGGTGCTCCCCGCATCAGGCTCTGGCACCTGATTGACCGCCTCGACAAGATCCCTGGTCACTGGAGAATGCGTCTATCGAGCATTGAAGCCGCTGAAATGACAGATGAGTTCATCAGCTCTGTCAGCAGTGCCGAACACCTCTGTCCTCAGTTTCACCCCGCCCTGCAAAGTGGCTCGAATGCCGTGCTGTCACGCATGAGAAGACGCTATACCAGAGAAAAATTCATCGACATTGTCGATCAGCTCAAGGAAGCATTGCCTCACCCGGGTTTTTCCACCGATGTCATTGTCGGATTTCCCGGTGAAACCGACGAAGAGTTTGCAGAAACTCTCGATGTCTGTCGCAACGTCGGATTCACAAAAATTCATGCCTTTTCCTTCAGTGCCCGAGAAGGAACACCCGCCTCCACATTCCCGGACCGTGTCCATGGGCATGTCATCGATGCTCGGATCAAGGCACTCGAAGATCTCGAACTCCAACTGGTGCAATCCTTTGGAGAAAATCTGAAAGGTTCCAGAATCGAGGTTATGGTCGAGTCCATTCATCCCGACCATCCTGATTTAGTCGTTGGTACCGACGAGCGTTACTGTCCCGTAATCCTCGCGGGAAGAATTTCCGATTTAGGACAATTGAGAGAAACATTGGTGATTGGCGTGCGGCAGGGTATGCTTTTGGGCCAAGGGTCCGAAGTCTGGCATGTGTAA
- a CDS encoding STAS domain-containing protein, translating to MSQPEFQASFFDLQPNGDVLVATISRKLLTEDENLEQMSQELLSLIDTFNCRKLVVSLERVTFVTSAALGKLITLHRRLHRKDGRMVLAAANGGVADVLKLSRLQDYFLMAIDVPSGISQLQAT from the coding sequence ATGAGTCAACCTGAGTTTCAAGCAAGCTTTTTTGATCTGCAGCCTAATGGTGATGTGCTTGTCGCCACCATTAGCCGCAAGTTATTGACTGAGGACGAAAACCTCGAACAGATGTCGCAGGAACTTCTGTCCTTAATCGATACATTCAACTGCCGTAAGCTTGTGGTCAGTCTGGAACGTGTCACCTTTGTGACCAGCGCAGCTCTCGGAAAGTTAATCACCCTTCATCGGCGTCTTCATCGTAAAGATGGCCGTATGGTCCTGGCAGCCGCCAATGGTGGAGTTGCCGATGTGCTGAAACTGAGTCGCCTGCAGGATTACTTTCTGATGGCAATCGATGTTCCTTCGGGAATCAGCCAGTTGCAGGCCACCTGA
- the tmk gene encoding dTMP kinase: protein MVLEHRPHPSSGLLIVIEGIDGAGKGTQTRLLHERLKSTSRDVFTLSFPRYESTFFGQRVADFLNGKFGTLEQVHPFLAAMLYAGDRFESRGLLQSALNEGKIVLCDRYIPSNLAHQLTKALPELRAELQQWIEHVEYHLYQMPRPDLVVLLDTTAETATTLIDRKQARDYTTSKADLHEADQHYLERVLIEYRNLASNNPLWHVVPCLQNSILRAQTEIAEEIYTFVESFISKRI, encoded by the coding sequence GTGGTTCTCGAACATCGTCCGCATCCATCTTCCGGGTTACTGATTGTCATTGAAGGAATCGACGGTGCGGGGAAAGGAACCCAGACCAGACTCCTCCACGAACGTCTTAAGTCAACGTCACGAGACGTTTTTACGCTGAGCTTTCCGCGTTACGAAAGCACATTCTTCGGACAGCGCGTGGCCGATTTTCTCAATGGGAAATTTGGCACTCTGGAGCAGGTTCACCCTTTTCTAGCAGCAATGCTCTATGCCGGCGATCGCTTCGAAAGTCGTGGTCTTCTTCAATCGGCATTGAACGAAGGCAAGATCGTACTTTGTGATCGATACATCCCTTCGAATCTGGCTCATCAACTCACCAAGGCCCTGCCCGAGTTGCGAGCCGAATTGCAGCAGTGGATTGAGCACGTCGAGTATCATCTCTATCAGATGCCCAGGCCCGATCTGGTTGTGCTTCTGGACACCACTGCGGAAACTGCGACAACACTGATTGATCGCAAGCAGGCGCGGGATTACACGACATCGAAGGCCGATCTTCATGAGGCCGATCAACATTATCTGGAACGCGTACTGATTGAATATCGAAATCTGGCATCGAATAACCCACTCTGGCATGTCGTCCCCTGCCTCCAGAATTCGATTCTCCGTGCTCAGACAGAAATCGCCGAGGAAATCTACACGTTCGTAGAATCGTTCATCTCCAAGCGGATTTAA